A genomic segment from Polyangium mundeleinium encodes:
- a CDS encoding DUF444 family protein, with translation MSLKIDQDHGRFRQIVRGRIRQNLRKYISQGELVGRKGKDLVSIPIPHIDIPRFRYGDKQRGGVGQGDGNPGDPIHGGDEKQPGQGQAGSDAGEHILEVDVTLDELAAILGEELELPDIQDKGKNKISNAHDRYSGIRRVGPESLRHFKRTYREALKRMIASGTFQHDKPVVVPVPDDKRYRSWKTVTEPVANAVIIYMMDVSGSMGDEQKEIVRIESFWIDAWLTKQYKGLESRFIIHDAVAREVDRDTFFHTRESGGTMISSAYKLCSQIIDADYPPDEWNIYPFHFSDGDNWSMDDTLACVDVLKNKVLPRANMFAYGQVESPYGSGQFIKDLREHFGRDERVVTSEIRDKDGIVGSIKDFLGKGK, from the coding sequence GTGTCGCTGAAGATCGACCAGGACCACGGCCGTTTTCGCCAGATCGTCCGCGGGAGGATCCGGCAGAACCTGCGCAAGTACATCTCGCAAGGCGAGCTCGTCGGGCGCAAGGGCAAGGATCTCGTATCGATCCCGATCCCGCATATCGACATCCCGCGGTTCCGGTACGGGGACAAGCAGCGGGGGGGCGTGGGGCAGGGGGATGGCAACCCTGGCGACCCGATCCACGGCGGGGACGAGAAGCAGCCCGGGCAAGGGCAAGCTGGCAGCGACGCGGGGGAGCACATCCTCGAGGTCGACGTCACGCTCGACGAGCTCGCGGCCATCCTGGGCGAAGAGCTCGAACTGCCGGACATCCAGGACAAGGGCAAGAACAAGATCTCGAATGCGCACGATCGGTATTCGGGGATCCGGCGCGTCGGCCCCGAGTCCTTGCGCCATTTCAAGCGCACGTACCGCGAGGCGCTGAAGCGCATGATCGCGAGCGGAACGTTCCAGCACGACAAACCGGTCGTGGTGCCCGTCCCGGACGACAAACGATATCGATCGTGGAAGACGGTCACCGAGCCCGTCGCGAACGCGGTCATCATCTACATGATGGACGTCTCGGGCTCGATGGGCGACGAGCAGAAGGAGATCGTTCGTATCGAGTCCTTCTGGATCGACGCGTGGCTGACGAAGCAATACAAGGGGCTCGAATCGCGGTTCATCATCCACGACGCGGTCGCGCGCGAGGTCGATCGGGATACGTTTTTCCACACGCGCGAGTCGGGCGGCACGATGATCTCGAGCGCGTACAAGCTCTGCTCGCAGATCATCGACGCCGATTATCCGCCGGACGAGTGGAACATCTATCCGTTCCATTTCTCGGACGGGGACAACTGGTCGATGGATGACACGCTCGCGTGCGTGGACGTCCTGAAAAACAAGGTTTTGCCGCGCGCGAACATGTTCGCGTACGGTCAGGTCGAGAGCCCGTACGGCTCGGGCCAGTTCATCAAGGATCTGCGCGAGCATTTCGGGCGGGACGAGCGCGTCGTCACGAGCGAGATCCGGGACAAGGACGGGATCGTGGGGAGCATCAAGGATTTCCTGGGCAAGGGGAAGTGA